The genomic DNA CCGCGGTTGACTCCCGTTAACTGGACTGACCTGGAAAAAGTGGTCTTGAGAATGGGCCTGCGATTCGCCAGACAAAAAGGCAGCCATCGCTCGTATACCAAACCAGGCCTCATCAGGCCGGTAGTCATTCCAGTGCGTACTCAAGTCCCAGTTTCGATTATA from Desulfomonilaceae bacterium includes the following:
- a CDS encoding type II toxin-antitoxin system HicA family toxin translates to MPRLTPVNWTDLEKVVLRMGLRFARQKGSHRSYTKPGLIRPVVIPVRTQVPVSIIKGILETLGISREDYFQLLNQ